In a genomic window of Apteryx mantelli isolate bAptMan1 chromosome 2, bAptMan1.hap1, whole genome shotgun sequence:
- the IL6 gene encoding interleukin-6 has product MCEKFTVCENSMEMLVQNNLNLPKVTEEDGCLLSGFNEEKCLRKISSGLFTFQTYLEYVQETFTSERQKVESLCYSTKHLATTIRQMVINPDEVIIPDSATQKSLLAKLKSDKTWIEKITTHLILRDFTSFMEKTVRAVRYLKNTRSFSV; this is encoded by the exons ATGTGCGAGAAGTTTACCGTCTGCGAGAACAGCATGGAAATGCTCGTCCAGAACAACCTCAACCTCCCCAAGGTGACGGAGGAAGACGGGTGCCTCCTCTCCGGCTTCAATGAG GAGAAATGCCTGAGGAAAATCTCCAGCGGGCTTTTCACGTTTCAGACATACCTTGAATATGTACAAGAAACTTTCACTAGCGAAAGGCAAAAAGTTGAATCGCTGTGCTATAGCACAAAGCATCTGGCAACCACCATAAGACAGATg GTGATAAATCCTGATGAAGTGATCATCCCAGACTCAGCCACCCAGAAGTCCcttcttgcaaagctgaagtcgGATAAGACCTGGATAGAGAAAATCACCACACACCTTATCCTCCGAGACTTTACTTCGTTTATGGAGAAAACTGTGAGGGCTGTTCGCTATTTGAAAAATACCAGGAGTTTCAGTGTTTGA